A region of the Marmota flaviventris isolate mMarFla1 chromosome 3, mMarFla1.hap1, whole genome shotgun sequence genome:
AGCACACGACCTTTACATGGACACTGGTGAGGAGATCCGCTTCCGAGTGGTGGATGAGAGCTTTGTGGACACGTCTCCTACAGGGCCCAGCTCTGCGGAGGCCACCTCTTCCAATGAGGAGCTGCCAAAGAAGGAGGCTCCATACACACTTGTGGTGAGAGGTTTTGATGGTGCAGCAGGAATCACTGGGAGGCAGGAGAGCCCAGTGTGCAGTGATGGGCGGCTCCCTGGAAGTTCTGCTGTAGGACCTGCTCTCCAGCAGGTCAGGGACCAGGCCCCTCTTGTGTGGTCTTGGCCTGTCACTTATCCCCGAAATCGAAATCCCTGTTTCTCAAGGCTAGGGCAGCGGAGCCAAAGTTGCCATGAATATTGGAGAGGGTGGGCGGGATTAGTGCCTTGCTTGCAAGGGTCCATGCTGCACAAGCCACCGGGGCTGCAGGGAAGAAACAAGCCCAGGAGGGAAGAGTGGCCTGGGGGCTGCTCCCTCTGTACATATTTGGAGGCCAAGCCTCATGGACTGTCAGCTTTTCTGGCAGGACTAAACCACAGATGGCTTAGAATGGTGGGCCTGGGGGTGAGGACCGGTGCTTGATCCCACTGAGGCCTTGGGGCCAGCAAACCAGCACTCTCCTTACAGACCTCAGGAGGGGAGGGGCAGAAGAGGGGTCTGTGCCCCACGTGCTCCACTGTGCCATCACGGATGTGGGTCCCCATTTCCCTACAGCCCCATGGCTGTTGTGTGCCTCACCTCTCCTTTGCCTATGCTGGTTCTGCTGTGAATCAAGGGTGGGTCCCTGTTATCTCCTCTCCAGGGTAGTTAAGCCCTAAATGGTGGTGAAACATACCTGTTCTCTCTCTGGCAGGGATCCATCAGTGAGCCTGGCCTGGGCCTTCTCTCGTGGTGGACCAGCAACTAGATCCGGGGTTCGACGGGGAACTTGCCCATCCAGTAGACCCTACCTCAGCCCTGGGGAAGGTGGTGCAGCTGGTCCTGAGCAGATGCTGAGGAGTCCATGTCACCCAGGACCAGAAGGGGCAGGGGTCAGCACTTCTGCCAGCATGTCCTCCCTCCCCAGTGACCTAGCCCTGCTCTTCCCCACAGAGCGCTACCCCTGAAGTCCTGCCatccctgtgatttttttttttttttttggcggtgctGGGGGATGATGGAACATAGGGCctgccacatgctaggcaaagactgagaccactgagccacacccccagccctatccaGTCCCATCCTGTGGTTTTCAGTGATagtaacattttaataaagtaaTGGCAGCATCTGCAGGGAAGGATCATCAAGATCCTTCCCTGGATTTGTCTCAATGGCCAATGTCATGATCTACTGAGTTGCCAAGCTGGGACATGTCCTTAACTCACCCCATATCCCTTTTGAAGAACTCCCCCCAAATGCAAGAAGTGGGGTTTTCAGATTGTGGAATTCCTGCCACCCCAGGCGGGGCCTTGGGCTGGCTGAGCTTGGCTCCATAGTAGAGAGAGGCCAGTCTAGGCTAGCTGCTTTGGTCCTGAAGCTACCAGTTGTTGATTGAGTTAGAGGCAATACACCTGCTCTGCATTTGGAAGATAGAAGGAAGCCCCTGAAATTGGCTAAACCAGCTCTGAGTTGAGGAAGTGAAGGCTGTGGACTTTCTTGACCCCAGGTATCATCCCCCATAGAAGAGCAGGAATCCTAGTGCCTGTCACTCAGACCGCAGGTATAGCTATGTAGTGCAGTGATGCCCCAGATCTGAGCAGGAGAATGGCTCTGACAGGTCCTCCTGCCCCTTTCTCCCACTGCTGTGGACACCAGGACACTTGTGCCTGAGTCTTGTCCTGGTGTTGGGCCTCCATGGAGACTTTTTACTTCAGGTTACCAGTGGAGGTCCTGGGCAGTGTCAGCCTATGCAACCTCAGGGGGACCCTATTTTTCACCATGCTAAAGGGACAGAACAGTATATAGCATATTCTAGTCATGACCTTATCTGTAAGATACACAGACCATCCCTCAGAGTGATTAGAGGGATTAACAAGACCATGCCAGCCATGCCATCAGTGCCCAAGGGAAGAAGGTGGGTTCTCTCTCCAGGAGGCTCTTTCCCACCAGGAAAACCATGGGATCTAGGGCCATGCCTGTCTAGCTGGTGCAAGTGCAGGTGGCAGGTGGTGATGGGGAGGGCCTTTCTGCCATAGCTCACATCTCCTTCACAGCAGCAACTGGGCTCCAGGTGTGACTGTGGGGTGTCCACTGACATTGGCTAAAAAGGCCCTCCCTGAACCCTAGAGTTGGTACAAACAGCAGAGACCACCACTCACGCAGGAACAGTCAATGaatttgattcttatttttcttgcaagaaaaaaatgttctctaaaaTCCTTCAGCCACCAAATGATCAGGCAGAATAAAAACTTCTTTAGAGGGGAGtgttgtcataaaaataaatacagtcatGTGGCGCTGCTCAAGATTTGAACCAAACTAAAAATGGGAAGGCAGGGACTGGAAATTGATTTTAAGAAGCCCCCACCATGGGTCACTGAGTGGGCTGAAGTGGGAAAGAGCAGGAAGCACGTCTGGTCACACCATCCCGGAGTAGGAAGCCATGATTGGCTGGACCAGTGGCCCTGACGATGCATGTGGAACTGCACTTGTAATGACACCAGcttgggcaggggtggggcagaGCAGGGCCCTTCCTTACTGCTGCAGCTCCTTCATCCTGTTCAGAGCACTGCCTGCACGGAACCACTCGATCTGCGTCTCGTTGAAGGTATGGTTCAGGAGGATGGTCTCCTGGGTCCCGTTGGGGTGCTTGATGATGCATTTCAGGGGCTGCAATGGGGGAGGCAGGTGTGGGTAAAGAGTTGTACATGTTCCTAGTAGCATGACCACTGGCAGGGTTGAGTTGGGGCAGGAATGGGAAGGTAGGGGAGAAGCCAGCCTGGGGTAGCTGCTTTGGGCCCTGAAGTTGCCAAGGGATTTGGAGGCCAACAGGCAAAGTAAGTCCTAGGCAGATCTGGGCCTCTGCTACCCATAGGGGGGTCCTGGGGCCAGTGGATCACACTGGGGAAGCCTGGGCTGGCTCCACCCTTGGCTCTGGAAAGGCACTTCTCTTCCTATCTGGGATCTGCCTAGAGAACTTAAGGGCCCTTCCAGCTCACTTGGAGGAGCTGCAGGGACAGTAGGAAGGGAAAGTGGCTGCCCCCACCCTTCCACCTAGGAGGACCCTAGCCTGTCTATGCTCCTTCCCTGCCCCCTGACCTTGCCAGGGGCAAAGTCCTTCAAGCCCTGAATGGTCAGCTTGTCCACAGGGTGTATCTTGTTGTAGTCAGCAGGGTCAGCAAAGGTGAGAGGCAACAGGCCCTGCTTCTTCAGGTTGGTTTCTGGAAGACAGAGGCACACTCAGTTAATTGGGTGGTGTCTGCCTGGTCCCCAGCCTtaccttcctcttccccttcagGGACCCTTACCAGTCCAAGGAATATATCATTTTCTAAATCTGGTTGGGACCTTGGCAGACACCTCTGGTCCTGCTACTGGGAACAAACACAATGACTAGAGGGCTCAGGTCTACTAAAGTCCCAGTGACATGCTCCCTTTCACTAGGGGCACCTGAAGGGGTATGCCTTGGTGCAGATGTCTCTGTGAGGCCTTCCTGGTAGACATGTTCACAATGAGAACAGACTCTCTCATTATGTGTCCTGGATTTCAACTGCTCTGGTCTTCAAGTTTGGAAGCAAGACCAGCGCTGATGGGAAGCTGTGGACATTGGATTTGGGCAATGTAAACCTGAGAAGGGGCTGATGGTTAGACGTAGACTGGGAGCTAGGCACTTGGCTCCAGGACCAAGTAGGCTGCTGGCAGGGTGGGTGACCTTGGACTCTGAGTGAAGGGCAGCAGGTATGGCTGGGTGTGGACTCCCACTCACCGTGGATCCTGGCGAAGCTCTTGGTGATGATGGCCCGGCCACCAAGGTGGCGAGGCTCCAGCGCTGCATGCTCCCGGCTGGAGCCCTCACCATAATTCTCATCTCCAATCACCACCCACCTGATGCCGTGTTTCTGCCAGGCAAGGGGAGCTCATTGTGAGGCAGAGGAAGGCGTGCACCACCCAGTAGCCCCTGGGCATACTGAGGCCCATGAGGAAAGGGCTGGAGGGGCTTTCCTCTTCTGCTCTGAAGGGCAGCTGAAGTCAGAGTGGACTGACTGGGTCCAACTAGGCCCTGAGGGGCAGCAGCAGGTGGACATGGGCCCTGCCTGCCTGTCTGCAGTGGACACAGAAGTCACAACACTGGGGCTCAGTGCAGAGTCAGAAAAATGGAGGTCAGAGTGGGGCAGAGCTGTGGTTGCAGTAGGCAGGGGAGACAAGGCTCTTGTACAGCTGGTGTGGGCTCTGGGGTGGAGTGAGCACCCACTGTGCCCTGCCCAGCCACCAAGGGGTGCCCAGAGATACTGATGGGCCAGGACTTGGGATTAGCCTTGGTTCTGTTCATTTCTCAAAGCAGAAAGAGTCAAAAAGCTTTGGACTCTGGCTCTGCCTCTAACCTTGGCAGCCCCTTGGTTCCTCTAACCTTGTCCCCAAACTCCTTGCTCCCTGGCTTCTGGCTGGGCCAGGCTGACCGTGGACCCTCATTGCCCATTCCCTTAAGGCCTACACAGCTCTtttcttctctgagcctcaggctcCTCTCTGATTTCCCAAGGCAGTTCCTCTTTCCTCCACAGTTTCTTCCAACACTCTTCTCAGAACTGGGTCAAACATCTGCCAACAGTGCTCCTCTCACTATCGGCTCCTGGGTGTGTGCACCCAGCTCTGCCCACCTGAGCTGCAGGGGCAGTGGCTGAAgggctttccttccttccttccagatgGCAGTTCCCTCTGAGAAAGTGGTTGCCCACCTCCCTGTTTCCATTCCCCATGTCTTCCCTGTGCCTGCCCTGCATGCCCTCAGGAGAGTGGTTCCCAACCATGCCCCTCACTGACTTTGCCCTACCTTGTAGTAGCGGGCAGTGTCAGGGACAGGGCCAAACTCCTGGGTGACAGCGTTGCGCACGGAGTTGGCTTTGCCATTTTCAATGTTGATGGCACCGATGAGCAAGTTGTTAGAGATGTTGTCCAGGTGCCCACGAAACTTGAGCCAGGGGCCTGCAGCTGAGATGTGGTCTGTGGTACACTTCCCTTTGACCTTGGTGAGTGAGCAGAGGCGACAGAGGTCAGTATGGGGCCGGTGAATGGTAAAGGGAAGAAGCCGCCTTCCAGAGGCAGGTAGCAGGCAGGCCCAGGACCCTAGAGGAGTGACCAGGGAAGCAGTTTCTGGACATGTAGTCTGCAGTCCTGGTGCTACCAGGCTCAGGCAAGACAACCACCCCTCAACAACTTCTCTGTCCCTAGGACAGGATACTCCCTCATGGGACAGGACACTTAAAGGGAAGATAGGTGAATCTGCCCACTTCCCCTCCAGGGCCTAGGCCTCAATTAAGAACTGTCCAGGGTGGAAGATTAAACAGACTTCACGTTAGACACAGAGCCTGGGACACTGGATTCCTGGCTATTGGCTGATCCATCTCACGTCACATGGACTCAATACTGGCTGTGTCACAGGGGTACAAGACCCCTTAGTAAACACATAAATTAATGTCAGACATGGGTTTGAGGTCCCTGGCCACACATAAAGGCTCAGCTCAGCTCCCAAACATAGGCCACACCACTAGTGCTCAGCAGGGGTCAGGAGGAATCCACAGCTTCAGGAGCCTGGTCAATGAAGCCAGAGATGTGGAAACCCACTATATAGTCATACATGTCCGATGAGTGAGCCCCGGACAGCAGCTAGTCAGATCCAGCCCTACTCAGCTTGGGCCATAGAGAAGGGGAAGCCCAGGCTACAAtgcccttcctcctctgcagtgacctccctccctgtcccaccTTCATCTTGACCATCCACCCTTGCTCCCAATGGGTTCCTAATCTTTCCTGATGCTCAGGGAACTGGGGGCCCCAGCAGTTCTGCCAGTCCTCTTGCTGCTGACCTTGATAAGGATCTGCAGGTCCTCTAGGTCTTTGCCGTCCCACTTGTCAAAAGGCTCCAGGAGCTGCAGGCGCTGGCTGGTAGGGCTCACATCTACCCGCTGCCCACTACTATCCTTGGGGGGATGCTGGTAGGTGTCCTGTCCTGGGTCAAACTCCTGTAGCAGGGGACAGAGAATGCTGAGTGCTGGATCTTCATTCCCCATAGAGAAAGCTCTCAGAGCAAGTAAGCTTTCCCCTGCCCCAAGCCACTTCCTCCCAGAGAATGTAGCTGCTTCATTTTCACTAACATTGTCACCCCTGCCTGCACAAGAGGGGCCAGCCCCAGATGTTCAGATGCTGGGAAATGTCTTGGCCACACAGCAACCAGCAATGGCTCTGAGGCACCCAGGCCGAAGCAGGCCTTCAGAGGCTGACAGTAGAGTGACAGTGCCTGCTCACCGCTCGGGGCAGCTCATCTGCATCTGGAGCCTCCAGCTTGAACTTCTTGCCATCCTTGCCTGTCAGGAAGTCAGTTTCTGGGTTGAACTTGAGGGTTCCTGCGATGGCCAAGGCTGTGACAATCTGAAACGGAAGAAGCCAGTTTGCTGGTGAGGCTAACCATCACATTTACCCTCCCCATTCCAGCTGAAGCCTAGACCAAACTGAGAACAAAAACCAGGAAGcggccgggcgcagtggcacacgcatgtaatcccagcagctcaggaggctgaggtaggagaatcgcgagttcaaagccagcctcagcaaaaaatgaggcgctaagcaactgagtgagatctgtctctaaataaaaatacaaaatagggctgggaatgtggctcattggtcaagtgcctatgagttcaatccctggtaccaaaacaaactaacaaacaaatacacaaacCAGGAAACGTCTATGTTCTTCCCAAGTCCCTTTTCTTAAAAGGCCAGAACTGCAGAACTGTCTTTGGGATCATGGGCCATTGTGCTGCAGAGGATTCAAGAATGCAAAGGCCATCTGGCCTTACCACTGCTGTTGGGGCCCAAGCTTAGCATTCTCCCACAGGTTAGGCAAACACTACTGTGGCATTCTTCAGTCCCCTGTGTCCTGGGCAGACAAGTAGAAGCCCCAGCACAGAAATTCTGCAGTGATGAAATGCTCCTAGGTGGACGGCACGTGGAAAGTACAAAAGCCGCAATCTCCCTTGCAAAGAAGTACAAACATTCTAGAACATTCATGCAAAAAAGAGAATAGCCATGTGCCAGTGATGGCAAGGCAGGAAACCTACCAACTGCCTGGGGCACGTCAGCTCGCTCAGTGCTCACCATAATGGCAAGGCCTAACTTTtactagaaaaattagaaatgtatCCAGAAATTAGAGCTGGTGCAGTGAGTGGTGTGTGCctttagtcccagctacttgggagggtaaggcagaaggatcacttgagctgaGGAactcaaggccagactgggcaacatagtaagcaAAATAGAAgccccctgtctcaaaaaaaaaaaaaaaaaaaagaagaaaaagaactgcAAGCCAGAATTCCACATATGTTCTCATGTAACCCTGATAGACTAGagaaagggctagggtttatCCCAACTAGTGAGATTTCATATTCAATGTTCATAAGTGCTGTGTGTAAACAACATCTCACAATCCTATGATTCGAGGGAGACCCAGGCTGAAAGTGCCCAGGAAGCACAATGCTTGAGGGATTGGGAGACCAGGGCCCTTGGTTCTATTCAGAAAATCCTTTGCCCTTCAATGCCACCCTCCTCGGCAGCCCTGAAACCCCTTTTTTCACCAGGCTAGAGCCTGGCCAGGTAGTCCTACCTCTGGGGACGTGACAAAAGCATGGGTCTCAGGATTAGCATCATTGCGGCCTGTGAAATTCCTGTTGTAGGAAGTAACAATTGtgttcttctctcccttcttgaTGTCCTTCCTGCCAGGTCAAAGGGGACAAAATTAGGGCTATATGGTGTCACCTATCCTGTTCTGAGATGAGATGGGCAGGGTTCCTATAGTACATGCCTTGTTCATGACCCAGGAGGGTATTTGGTTCACTGGGCCTTGTCTGAGACCACaaagaagacagaggaagagCCCAGATCCAAGCCTGAGTTTCCTGACGAGGGCAGCTGCCTCCTTTCATATCCAAGTCCCTGGCTGTGTCCAAGAGAATGTGGCCTCGCTGGCTTCTTCCTGCCAGTTCAGGCTTCAGCCACAGTCACTTGGTGCCCCTGCAGGCTCTGCATCCCCTTATCTAATTAGGTCTTCTAATGTACAGCAGCCTCTGGAGCCAGAGGCTTTGGACTTGAGTCTTCTCTCCACCCCAACGTCTCCCTTCAATTTGTGGGTATGAATACTCCAGTATACAAGGGGCTATCCTATCAAAGTTGTGCTTTTTACCTGTCCCACTGGCCAATACAAGGGCCACATGCATTGGCCAGGACAATGCCGCCCACATCCCTCAGGATCTGTGCctggagagagagaagacagggaACTGTCAGGAGCAGGCAAGTGGCTGATGGGAAAAAGGGCAGGTGAATAGTTTGCAGGATGAAGACTATACTGGAACCCTATGGCAGCCACTGGGACCTACACCCCCTCTGGCCCAATAGGCTGTGGCTTGTCCCACTCTACAGCCACATTACTCAGCAGTGGGGTAGGGGAGCCAGAGGCAGGGGTAGATGGGCACTCACATAGCCATCCCGTTCAATGGTGGCACGGATCTGCTCAGAGCCTGGTGTGATGGTGAACTGGGACTTGCACTTGAGTCCATGGGCCAATGCCTGCTTGGCCACAGCTGCTGAGCGCCCCATGTCCTCATAGCTTGAATTGGTGCAGCTACCGATCAGCCCTGGTGTATTGTGGATGGTACAGTCAAGGGTCAGAAGGAGACAGTGACCAGAGGTCTCTACCCAACCTTAAACTATCCAGACCTAATCCAAAGAGTTTGCCAACTGGGCTGGTTAGACACTGTTTTTAACAGAGACAAGT
Encoded here:
- the Aco2 gene encoding aconitate hydratase, mitochondrial, encoding MAPYSLLVTRLQKALGVRQYHVASVLCQRAKVAMSHFEPNEYIRYDLLEKNINIVRKRLNRPLTLSEKIVYGHLDDPANQEIERGKTYLRLRPDRVAMQDATAQMAMLQFISSGLPKVAVPSTIHCDHLIEAQVGGEKDLRRAKDINQEVYNFLATAGAKYGVGFWRPGSGIIHQIILENYAYPGVLLIGTDSHTPNGGGLGGICIGVGGADAVDVMAGIPWELKCPKVIGVKLTGSLSGWTSPKDVILKVAGILTVKGGTGAIVEYHGPGVDSISCTGMATICNMGAEIGATTSVFPYNHRMKKYLNKTGRADIASLAEEFKDHLVPDPGCQYDQLIEINLNELKPHINGPFTPDLAHPVAEVGTVAEKEGWPLDIRVGLIGSCTNSSYEDMGRSAAVAKQALAHGLKCKSQFTITPGSEQIRATIERDGYAQILRDVGGIVLANACGPCIGQWDRKDIKKGEKNTIVTSYNRNFTGRNDANPETHAFVTSPEIVTALAIAGTLKFNPETDFLTGKDGKKFKLEAPDADELPRAEFDPGQDTYQHPPKDSSGQRVDVSPTSQRLQLLEPFDKWDGKDLEDLQILIKVKGKCTTDHISAAGPWLKFRGHLDNISNNLLIGAINIENGKANSVRNAVTQEFGPVPDTARYYKKHGIRWVVIGDENYGEGSSREHAALEPRHLGGRAIITKSFARIHETNLKKQGLLPLTFADPADYNKIHPVDKLTIQGLKDFAPGKPLKCIIKHPNGTQETILLNHTFNETQIEWFRAGSALNRMKELQQ